A region of uncultured Desulfobacter sp. DNA encodes the following proteins:
- the rpsD gene encoding 30S ribosomal protein S4, with product MARYRGSVCRQCRRENIKLFLKGDRCFSDKCSFDRRGFPPGEHGQKRAKQSDYGMQLREKQKVKRIYGVSEKQFRNAFKRADRQKGITGINLLTLLETRLDNTVFRLGFVNSRNQGRHFVRHNHFTVNGKKVNIPSYQVKKGDVIELCEKSRTIQAITDSLDAIVRRGIPQWLEINKDSFKGEIKGLPAREDISLPIQEQLIVELYSK from the coding sequence TTGGCCAGATATAGAGGATCTGTCTGCAGGCAATGCAGACGTGAAAATATAAAGCTTTTTTTAAAAGGGGACCGTTGTTTTTCAGATAAATGCAGCTTTGACAGAAGAGGGTTTCCTCCTGGTGAGCATGGTCAGAAAAGAGCAAAACAATCAGATTACGGCATGCAGCTTCGTGAAAAACAAAAAGTAAAAAGGATTTATGGCGTATCTGAAAAACAATTTAGAAATGCATTCAAGAGAGCTGACCGTCAAAAAGGCATCACCGGTATAAATTTGTTGACATTACTTGAAACCCGGTTAGATAATACCGTATTTAGACTTGGATTCGTAAATTCCAGAAACCAGGGTCGTCATTTTGTTCGTCACAATCATTTTACTGTAAACGGCAAAAAGGTTAATATCCCGTCTTATCAGGTAAAAAAAGGGGATGTTATCGAACTTTGTGAAAAAAGCAGAACGATTCAAGCCATTACAGACTCTCTGGACGCGATTGTTAGACGCGGTATTCCACAGTGGCTTGAAATTAACAAAGACAGTTTTAAGGGTGAAATAAAAGGCCTTCCTGCACGGGAAGATATTTCACTGCCGATTCAGGAACAGTTGATCGTCGAGCTCTATTCAAAATAG